The following is a genomic window from Thiovulum sp. ES.
AAATCAAAGCTGACTCAATTGAGGCACTCTTGGCTACACTTACATCTGATCAAATTGTGGAGTTACAAACTCTACTTTCAGAAGATACAGAGGAAGTGGTAACAGAAGATGAAACAACAGAAGATACAGAGAGTAACACAACAGCAGAATAGAATTTTAATGATTGAAGATGATGAGGAAATTTCAGAACTCCTCACCATCTATTTGCAACAATTCAATTTTGAAGTTGAAAGTTTTGCAGACCCAGAACAAGGTTTAGAAATTCTACGGAGAGAGGAATTTAGCCTCCTTATCTTAGACCTCTCTCTACCAAAAATTGACGGAATAGAACTTCTTAAACAACTACGAGCCTTTTCCCAAATCCCCGTAATAATATCTTCAGCGAGAGGTTCTGTTTCCGACAAAGTGAATGGATTGAGCCTAGGAGCAGATGACTACATTCCCAAACCATACGAACCAATAGAACTTGTCGCAAGAATAAAAGCAATTTTAAAAAGATTTACAGTCGCAGAATTTAAAGAGAGTTTTGGAGAATTCCAACTTGATCGAGACAAAATGGAAATTTTGCAAGGCGGAACAAAATTAGAATTGACAAAAGCAGAGTATGAGACTCTGAAATATTTTCTCGAAAATAGAGATGTTGTTCTTTCAAGAGAGAGAATAGCA
Proteins encoded in this region:
- a CDS encoding response regulator with CheY-like receiver domain and winged-helix DNA-binding domain (PFAM: Response regulator receiver domain; Transcriptional regulatory protein, C terminal) yields the protein MIEDDEEISELLTIYLQQFNFEVESFADPEQGLEILRREEFSLLILDLSLPKIDGIELLKQLRAFSQIPVIISSARGSVSDKVNGLSLGADDYIPKPYEPIELVARIKAILKRFTVAEFKESFGEFQLDRDKMEILQGGTKLELTKAEYETLKYFLENRDVVLSRERIAEDVESIHWDSVDRTIDVIVSRIRQKIGDSSKSPKYIRSVRGVGYKFT